From one Mesomycoplasma ovipneumoniae genomic stretch:
- a CDS encoding MSC_0619 family F1-like ATPase alpha subunit codes for MSLRVASVLDYVILVKGQYNWKEQQFFQIKNKPEIKAVVIQASYMQAYLLFNNQKGKVEINDELVELPDFDRVATSMEFFGKIIDLSGNIIEPKSVRPQTFLTYRHSAFATAAGVLQRQLLDRQVYTGILSIDLFNPIGFGQRELIVGDRQTGKTHIGINTIINQKNSPTTKCIYVSIGQKRQNLVSLYHDLLKNGAMNNTIVLHAASTSPFDQYLAPYFAMAHAENLSYNYDVVIVFDDLSKHASVWREVALLTNQPIGKEAFPADIFFAHSKLLERSGRFIGRKSITALPILQTVDNDITALVSSNVISITDGQIITSSALFAEGKIPAVNIGLSVSRTGSSVQAKNIRAISKEISSLYYNYQKQIKLAKLDYDLNKETSDLLFKGSQVEQFLVQKGYSYYSPTSVLMGIKIISWGLLKDVADPTKVVNFVQALIETDPFAKQIFAKYTNNEFIDDQLAGSYFATVVNQFLEKTTNTQLEVPLAFPKMEQLLLDSIMQKAQNIGGR; via the coding sequence ATGTCATTACGTGTCGCTTCAGTTTTAGACTATGTTATTTTAGTTAAAGGACAATACAACTGAAAAGAGCAGCAATTTTTTCAAATTAAAAATAAACCCGAAATTAAAGCAGTAGTAATTCAAGCCTCATATATGCAAGCTTATTTACTTTTTAACAACCAAAAAGGTAAAGTTGAAATTAATGACGAACTAGTTGAATTACCTGATTTTGACCGCGTGGCCACTTCAATGGAATTTTTTGGGAAAATTATCGATCTTTCTGGTAATATAATTGAACCAAAATCAGTCAGACCACAAACTTTTTTAACTTATCGCCACTCAGCTTTTGCAACTGCCGCCGGTGTTTTACAACGTCAATTGCTTGATCGTCAAGTTTATACCGGAATTTTGTCAATCGACCTTTTTAACCCAATTGGATTTGGTCAGCGTGAACTTATTGTCGGTGATCGTCAAACTGGAAAAACACATATTGGAATTAATACAATTATTAACCAGAAAAATTCGCCAACAACAAAATGTATTTATGTCTCAATTGGTCAAAAACGGCAAAATTTAGTCTCTTTATACCATGATCTCTTAAAAAATGGGGCAATGAATAACACAATCGTTCTTCATGCAGCTTCAACAAGTCCGTTTGACCAATATTTAGCTCCTTATTTTGCAATGGCACATGCTGAAAATCTTAGTTATAATTACGATGTTGTTATTGTTTTTGATGATCTTTCTAAACATGCAAGTGTTTGACGTGAGGTTGCACTTTTAACTAATCAGCCAATTGGAAAAGAAGCTTTTCCGGCTGATATTTTCTTTGCCCACTCAAAACTTTTAGAGCGTTCAGGTCGTTTTATTGGGCGAAAATCAATTACAGCCTTGCCAATTCTTCAAACAGTGGATAATGATATTACCGCACTTGTTTCTTCAAATGTAATTTCAATTACTGACGGTCAAATTATTACTTCTTCAGCGCTTTTTGCCGAAGGTAAAATTCCTGCAGTAAATATTGGACTTAGTGTTTCGCGGACAGGTTCATCAGTTCAAGCAAAAAATATTCGTGCAATTTCCAAAGAAATTTCATCATTATACTATAACTACCAAAAGCAAATTAAATTGGCAAAATTAGACTATGACCTTAATAAAGAAACTTCAGATTTACTTTTTAAAGGATCACAAGTTGAGCAGTTTTTAGTTCAAAAAGGTTATTCTTATTATTCACCAACAAGTGTTTTAATGGGAATAAAAATAATTTCTTGAGGTCTTTTAAAAGATGTAGCTGATCCAACTAAAGTCGTGAATTTTGTTCAGGCCTTAATTGAAACTGATCCATTTGCCAAACAAATTTTTGCTAAATACACAAATAATGAATTTATTGACGATCAGCTCGCTGGTTCATATTTTGCAACAGTAGTTAACCAATTTTTGGAAAAAACAACAAATACTCAGCTCGAAGTTCCGCTTGCATTTCCAAAAATGGAGCAGTTATTACTTGATTCAATAATGCAAAAAGCCCAAAATATCGGAGGTAGATAA
- a CDS encoding MSC_0620 family F1-like ATPase-associated subunit → MSKKLKNKLVFAPILSVFSISSLFFLSSASTFSPAVVEFQQTTPSPANPPANSGQNPGGQGQASAGTSEKKAEPITEEDLRQNKAYWEAQKESLIDQFINKVDEDIKIKLADIASKTRDNLEEKLQQSFFWIQLRDYFKRNREGLKKNPSEFGLNIISPFAFANNLKLKRGDVSFDKENYQGLEWGTNNDDNYEKINNVKTSKVTEVPNTLKGKDFENRIKTYFQGLTSQYKQYLFKEEEFPVYKKNFNLDKFSERSDTEENLLLASKPIGKEGITSWNDWIKNYFEKQSLLLDFTLNQLPNPSSSQSAQEQINFAIKKITNQNPPDVAEKPEFEVRIAPDLPPIIAPQYAAMTPQQVVQLYNSASQEEKNNIFFFLNPLNSRFKYFIESVSLDPAGNKINAKVKIVDFVNQVRDPADKSKAEKVYDTPHYTDFPEGATPAQIQAITTNLYNSNLGVTAVIDQFFSTLNIQDQFSFDQIRYYSPGSQTTIYNFFYLLTKVFYNQDFLDAQKKLAQDYINSSNATVFSASQFQFLSYLKKSEIDNNKAWSHYYLIYFLNLIVLQDKFFQYLAKPNAVDKAAAEQKEKQFDENLKKLNLTREDINRYFAQAHEKVALFHNESNKISSNLVNQFVAMTKLGRQINLLNQILGHVAYFDEKPQANQGSSSINNSQQNSDPIQNFSALIEQFNSEQQSQWLANNLAYLIVGTLSIILVSIAVISRLLVYKKNQLKKVENNSENQEQGEK, encoded by the coding sequence ATGTCTAAAAAATTAAAAAATAAACTAGTTTTTGCGCCTATTTTATCAGTCTTTTCAATTTCATCTTTATTTTTCCTTTCATCAGCTTCAACTTTTAGTCCTGCTGTTGTTGAATTTCAACAAACTACCCCATCTCCTGCAAATCCACCAGCAAACTCTGGCCAAAATCCTGGCGGACAAGGCCAAGCCTCAGCTGGCACAAGTGAAAAAAAGGCTGAGCCAATTACTGAAGAAGATTTAAGGCAAAATAAAGCATACTGAGAAGCCCAAAAAGAATCATTAATTGACCAATTTATTAATAAAGTTGACGAAGATATTAAAATTAAACTCGCTGATATTGCTTCAAAAACTCGTGATAATCTTGAAGAAAAACTACAGCAAAGTTTTTTCTGAATTCAACTTCGTGATTATTTTAAGCGAAACCGTGAAGGTCTAAAAAAGAATCCAAGTGAATTTGGCCTTAATATTATTAGCCCTTTTGCTTTTGCCAATAATCTAAAACTAAAACGTGGTGATGTTAGTTTTGACAAAGAAAACTACCAAGGTCTTGAATGAGGAACTAACAATGACGATAATTATGAAAAAATAAATAATGTTAAAACCTCAAAAGTAACAGAAGTCCCAAACACGCTTAAGGGCAAAGATTTTGAAAACCGAATTAAGACTTATTTTCAAGGGCTTACATCCCAATATAAACAATATCTTTTTAAAGAAGAAGAATTTCCTGTTTATAAAAAGAATTTTAACCTTGATAAATTTTCCGAAAGGTCTGATACTGAAGAAAACCTTTTGTTAGCTAGCAAGCCAATTGGCAAAGAAGGAATAACTTCTTGAAATGACTGAATTAAAAACTACTTTGAAAAACAGTCACTTTTACTTGATTTTACTTTAAATCAACTGCCAAATCCAAGTTCATCTCAATCAGCCCAGGAACAAATTAATTTTGCAATTAAAAAAATTACTAACCAAAATCCACCTGATGTGGCCGAAAAACCTGAATTTGAAGTGCGAATTGCCCCCGATTTGCCGCCAATTATTGCACCTCAATATGCAGCTATGACGCCTCAACAAGTAGTTCAACTCTATAATTCAGCATCACAAGAAGAAAAAAATAACATTTTTTTCTTCTTAAATCCGTTAAATTCACGTTTTAAATATTTTATTGAATCAGTCTCACTTGATCCGGCTGGAAATAAAATTAATGCAAAAGTAAAAATTGTTGACTTTGTTAATCAAGTTCGTGATCCAGCTGACAAGTCAAAAGCTGAAAAAGTCTATGATACTCCCCATTATACTGATTTTCCTGAAGGGGCGACTCCGGCACAAATACAAGCAATAACAACAAATTTATACAATTCAAATTTAGGTGTAACTGCTGTAATTGACCAGTTTTTCTCAACATTGAATATTCAAGACCAGTTTAGTTTTGACCAAATTCGTTATTATTCTCCTGGTTCACAAACAACAATTTATAATTTCTTTTATTTATTAACTAAAGTTTTTTATAACCAAGATTTTCTTGATGCTCAGAAAAAATTGGCCCAAGATTATATAAATTCTTCTAATGCAACTGTGTTTTCCGCTTCACAATTTCAGTTTTTATCTTACTTAAAAAAATCAGAAATTGACAATAATAAAGCTTGATCTCATTATTATTTAATTTATTTTTTAAACCTAATTGTTCTTCAAGATAAATTTTTCCAATATTTGGCAAAACCAAATGCAGTTGACAAAGCAGCTGCAGAGCAAAAAGAAAAACAATTTGACGAAAATCTCAAAAAATTGAATTTAACTCGCGAAGATATTAACCGTTATTTTGCTCAAGCACATGAAAAAGTTGCCCTTTTTCATAATGAGTCTAACAAAATAAGTTCTAATTTAGTTAATCAATTTGTGGCAATGACTAAACTTGGACGCCAAATCAATCTTTTAAACCAAATATTAGGTCATGTTGCTTATTTTGACGAAAAACCTCAGGCAAATCAAGGATCTTCTTCAATAAATAACTCTCAACAAAACTCTGATCCAATTCAGAATTTTTCAGCACTTATTGAACAATTCAACAGCGAACAGCAAAGTCAGTGGTTAGCAAATAATCTTGCTTATTTAATAGTCGGGACACTTTCAATAATTTTAGTCTCAATTGCTGTAATTTCAAGATTGTTAGTTTATAAAAAAAATCAATTAAAAAAAGTTGAAAATAATTCTGAAAATCAAGAACAAGGAGAAAAATAA
- a CDS encoding MSC_0621 family F1-like ATPase epsilon subunit: protein MESQLWNFRILTPENKTINFKDCKIYINIEQEKYFAPLEPFIVSNLDFSLIKIEISSGVFYFFAHKSLLFSLENSASIRLYDDLIFYKTDKKEYYIQKKSNQKSKNTLLHKLQMQANLELGSNLELYNNYMLAKQENEQNRLMQLFFLVQTEVNHV from the coding sequence ATGGAATCACAACTTTGAAATTTCCGAATTTTGACCCCTGAAAATAAAACTATAAATTTTAAAGATTGCAAAATATATATTAACATTGAACAGGAAAAATATTTTGCACCACTTGAACCATTTATTGTTTCAAATCTTGATTTTTCGCTCATAAAAATCGAAATTTCTTCCGGGGTTTTTTATTTTTTTGCCCACAAATCATTGCTTTTTTCCTTAGAAAACAGCGCTTCTATTCGACTTTATGATGATTTGATTTTTTATAAAACTGATAAAAAAGAATATTATATTCAGAAAAAATCAAATCAAAAAAGCAAAAACACACTTTTGCACAAATTGCAAATGCAAGCAAATTTAGAACTAGGCTCAAATTTGGAATTGTATAATAATTATATGCTTGCTAAACAAGAAAATGAACAAAACCGTTTGATGCAACTGTTTTTTTTAGTTCAAACCGAGGTGAATCATGTCTAA
- a CDS encoding MSC_0622 family F1-like ATPase gamma subunit, producing MNINEKKEKRDNFIKIYDLVSLNRNISLIQINLLLRTIRNVYEFFLIGQFLLAQFSPQRSFSAKLSLLTKKAFACQNINLWIYPSSNEKYTQNFFDQIEAKILENYTEKDFIVPLGVRAINFAKKNNMKIITSFENLDNSFENSVKIGQVIEYGLKTRQFSSVKMAVYSNKIPNFIATIFPLNQFEFKMETTQETIDKFKANLDKVRFFPNFEEFYQTQIQTYFATSVQVLLLESQFIVYKNKLIHENTLLKEIEEKILRLKTTILKIERELEIEELNLIKSKPKGIF from the coding sequence ATGAACATAAATGAAAAAAAGGAAAAAAGAGACAATTTCATCAAAATTTATGATTTAGTGTCACTAAATCGAAATATTTCTCTAATCCAAATTAATCTTCTTTTAAGAACAATAAGAAATGTTTATGAATTTTTCTTGATTGGCCAGTTTTTACTTGCTCAATTTAGTCCGCAAAGATCTTTTAGCGCAAAACTGTCACTACTGACAAAAAAAGCTTTTGCCTGTCAGAATATTAATCTTTGAATTTATCCTTCATCAAATGAAAAATATACGCAAAACTTTTTTGATCAAATTGAAGCTAAAATTTTAGAAAATTATACTGAAAAAGATTTTATTGTTCCTCTTGGTGTTCGGGCAATTAATTTTGCAAAGAAAAACAATATGAAAATCATAACTAGTTTTGAAAATCTAGACAATTCCTTTGAAAATTCAGTAAAAATTGGTCAAGTTATTGAATATGGACTCAAAACTCGTCAGTTTTCATCAGTAAAAATGGCCGTTTATTCAAATAAAATCCCTAATTTTATTGCAACAATTTTCCCTTTAAACCAATTTGAATTTAAAATGGAAACAACTCAAGAAACAATTGACAAATTCAAAGCTAACCTTGATAAAGTTCGTTTTTTCCCTAATTTTGAAGAATTTTACCAAACCCAAATTCAGACATATTTTGCTACATCAGTGCAAGTTTTACTGCTTGAATCACAATTTATCGTCTATAAAAATAAACTTATTCACGAAAATACCCTTTTAAAAGAAATCGAGGAAAAAATTTTACGTCTTAAGACAACAATTTTAAAAATTGAACGTGAGCTAGAAATTGAGGAACTAAACTTGATTAAGAGCAAGCCGAAAGGAATTTTTTAA
- a CDS encoding DUF2714 domain-containing protein gives MKILGKKKQANPTQIDTKTEFRDYYDLINHPNFISFDALMNLTLLVSSQKAKSSMKEKYQKKVVDSYKSTTELVFKNFVISWQRSSRFGSKGLVPIIAQVESSNVRASNFYSDSSDSRFSALLGNLNTLAWDFIANKSRFVEVVEGCIVFLDPQTKTLKVIFSEVSLASSLEDQKEPNKKG, from the coding sequence ATGAAAATTTTAGGAAAGAAAAAGCAAGCAAATCCAACCCAAATTGATACAAAAACAGAATTTCGCGACTATTATGATTTAATTAATCATCCCAATTTTATTAGTTTTGATGCACTAATGAATTTAACTTTGCTTGTATCTTCGCAAAAAGCAAAATCCTCAATGAAGGAAAAATACCAAAAAAAAGTTGTTGACTCTTACAAGTCAACCACAGAGTTAGTATTTAAAAATTTTGTTATTTCTTGACAGCGCTCAAGTCGTTTTGGCTCAAAAGGGCTTGTTCCGATAATTGCTCAGGTTGAATCTTCAAATGTTAGAGCAAGTAATTTTTATTCAGACAGTTCTGATTCAAGATTTTCAGCACTTCTTGGGAATCTAAACACACTTGCTTGAGATTTTATTGCTAACAAAAGCCGTTTTGTTGAAGTTGTCGAAGGATGCATTGTTTTTCTAGATCCGCAAACAAAAACACTTAAAGTTATTTTCAGCGAAGTTTCTTTGGCATCAAGTTTAGAAGATCAAAAGGAACCAAATAAAAAAGGATAA